A segment of the Lolium perenne isolate Kyuss_39 chromosome 3, Kyuss_2.0, whole genome shotgun sequence genome:
tatgaatgatgtaatggacacacccaattaagcgtagcataagatcacgtcattaagttatttgctataagctttcgatacatagttacctagtccttatgaccatgagatcatataaatcacttataccggaaaggtactttgattacatcaaacgccactgcgtaaatgggtggttataaaggtgggattaagtatctggaaagtatgagttgaggcatatggatcaacagtgggatgtgtccatcccgatgacggatagatatactcttggccctctcggtggaatgtcgtctaatgtcttgcaagcatatgaataagttcataagagaccacataccacggtacgagtaaagagtacttgtcaggagacgaggttgaacaaggtatagagtgataccgatgatcaaacctcggacaagtaaaatatcgcgtgacaaagggaattggtatcgtatgtgaatggttcattcgatcactgaagtcatcgttgaatatgtgggagccattatggatctccagatcccgctattggttatttgttggagagagtactcaaccatgtccacatagttcgcgaaccgtagggtgacacacttaaggtttgatgttgaaatggtagaacttgaatatggaatggagttcgaagttttgttcgaagtcccggatgggatcccggacatcacgaggagttccggaatggtccggagaataagattcatatataggaagtcatattccaagtttggaaatgatctggtgcatttatggcaggttctagaaggttctagaaatgtccggaagaatggcactatggaaggaggagtcccggagggactccactagcatggccggccagccctaaggggaaggaatcccaggtggattccacccatggtggccggccaccccacctaaggaaaaggtgggagtcccaccttgggtaggactccccccttgagtaggtttcccacctttgggaagttttggtgttggggtcttattcgaagacttgaactacaactcttggggcttccacctatataatgaggggcataggggagggggccggcaaccatagagccatagcttggccgcaccccttgaggtcggccaccccctctcccaaaccctagccgccccctctctcctccacctctcccgcacgcttagcgaagcttcgccggagttctccatcaccaccgccaccacgccgtcgtgctgccggattcaaggaggagctactacttccgctgcccgctggaacggggagaaggacgtcgtcttcatcaacaccgaacgtgtgaccgagtacggaggtgctgcccgattgtggcaccgtgatcaagatcttctacgcgcttttgcaagcggtaagtgatcgtctaccgcagcaataagagcctactcttataggctttggaaatcttcaagggttagtctcgattatcccctcgttgctcccgtcttctagatttcatcttggcttggattgcgttctcgcggtaggaaaatttttgttttctatgcaacgaatccctacagcatGCGCAACCAGAACTCTTCGAACTTGAAGGAGGGCTTCCTGTTAGTGGAGACAGCCCCTTGCAGAAAGAGGGGCGCGTGGTCGGAACATGCAGAGGTAATGGCTTGGAGATGGGCATCCGGGAATAGGGCGTCCCAGTCAGCAGTGCAGAAAACGTGATCTATCTTGGTGAGGACCGGGTCCGCCTGGGCATTGGACCAACTGAAGCGCCTCCCGTCCATCCGTATATCTTTGAGGGCGAGGAAGTCCCGGGCAGCCCGAAATTTGCCAATGAGACGGCGATTGATATTAAGGTTGTTCTTGTCCGAGGCCTTAGTGATGAGGTTGAAATCTCCCAACAAGAGCCAAGCATCGTGGGTGACTGTCTGCAGAGCCCTGAGTTCATCGATGAAGAGTAGCTTATCGGCTTCAGTCTGCGAGCCATAGACGCAGGTGATAAACCAGGAGGTTCCTTCATCTAACATCGTGATCGATGCCGAAAGGGTGTTCTCGGAGATGTGGACATCCGAGAGGGTGAAGTAGGCATCCGACACCGCGAGGATAATACCTCCAGACGTGCCGATGGCGGGCAAAAAGGCGTAGTTTGCGACGAAGTTTTGACCGAGGTGTAGTATGGATCTTTGGTAGTTACACTTTTCGAGTCTTGAATGGAATTGCTCTTGTCTTCTGCTGCCTTCTTCATCTCTGCTTCAACCATCTCGTTTGTAGTGGCAGATGAGAACCAGAGACGCTGCCGATCtagcttcttctgcttcttctcgTTCACGAAAGCCCGAGCATCTCTTCGCGCGAACGCTGGAAGCCACCAGCTAGGCGGAGCAGAGGCGACTCTGCCGACGTTTCGAATGATCGAGCGCAatgttaaggaaatcggtaatcgttaattgctcggtcggcttgggagcagcgattaatcggaattcagacgattaactgatttaaacggtcggctattaatcggtgcaaCATACACAATTTAGCACTTAAAATagtttatataagaaaaataatagtatatgagccTATGTATGCCTGGCCCTACTTGTCTAGAGCCTAAAATCTCATAAAACATGCACTCTTCTCCTCCGTGACCTAATCTTCAAGGTCACGAGCGCATCAGGATCCACTAGCCGAAGTCGCGTTCcttccttccacttcttctcctctcacctctgaagtttatcttctcccaccacctacctagggtacgacccctcttacacctcaaccacctaacctaTTGAAGGCATCCTCGAGCTCCTGCACGAGCTCCTATATCTGAGGTCTGGGCAACTGCGAGCAACTGGTCTAGGAGGGCAAGTAACTAGTTGGCGATAGTGGAAATCGAGCTCCTGGAGCTACAATCAAGCGGGAGCTTCACAAAACCTACTTTATTGGGGAGGGGTAGCGCCTGTACTAGCAATATGCATTGAAAATTTTGTAACTTTTTTTACCAAGTGTAGTAGTTAATCGGGAACatacctagtaatcggactttcagtatgattaatcgggctaaaggattaacacaGGCGATTAATGATAATCGACACGGTCAGacccctagtagcgattaatcggcctagtaatcgctgaatcggcctagtttttgaacagtgATCGAGCGCGAGAGGCTTTGCATCTCCACTGATCTTGTAGATTTACGGGATTTGGGTGCCCAGACTGGGCGGCGGCTATTTGCACAGGGTTGGGGATTCACCGAATAGAGGAGAGGGGTCTAGGGCTCATCGGCCTGGCAATTTCCTTTTTGAGGAGTCACGGtcatctataatatctaaattggAGCAACCCACTAGCATATTTCTCTAAACATGCAGCCTATCCACATCAGCAAGGTGCTACATCATCAATTTTCATTTGGCCCCACTACCTATTTTTCCAGCCCATATATACCACCTACAAACAAGTCATTATTTTCTCTCTTATTTTTCAACCATGAAATCTTGAAGTGCGACAGGCGTTCACCTTCCTCTATTTCTTGTGTGTAGTTATAAAACACTTGATTGCCCACCGCTTAATCTCTCCTGGCTTCTCCACTTCCATACGTAGCCCAAATATCACTCCTGATATCCGTTAAGAAACTGATTAGCCATACATGCAGGCATCGGGTACATACGGCCGGACTCCTCTATGTTCATCTAAATAAATTCATCATGGCCGTTACAAGTCTTCTCCACTCCTCTTCCCACTGTGCACCTCATTCTACTCCTTTATATATTTATGTTGTGCCGCCACTTCTCACTAACACACTGTTTTTGTGGCCGCGCGTTTGGGATGAGTGGATGCCACGCTTTTGCTTGACTTCCATTCTCATCCAGCCCTCGCCATGATCTGCATGTATAGAAAGCTCGGCTGGAGGTTCCGCCACCctgccccaccccccccccccacccctccCCCCATCTACAACGTTGACATCAAGAAGCAACGGTATGGCGGTTCCTCTATGGATTCTTAGTTACCCCACCCCTTATTGTCCAGTATGGCCCAGTAATGATGAGCTCTTTCTGGATTGTATTTTCTTGGAACTATGGAGTATATGCACAGGTGAGCGCATTCTATTTTTTCTCATGTTTGAATAGTGTTATTCAGTTTTTGGTTGAGTATAACGAAATGTTGTTTCGCAGGAGATGTATTCTTTTTTGCTTGCAGGAGTTTCCCGGGGTACTATTGCTAAATGCTAACGATTATTTATCCCATCTCCTCTGAAGTTGGTTATCAATTTTCCTTATCCAATATTCCGACATATACTTTCATTAGTGTCTACAGCAAGTGTTCATTCTAAATTAGGCCAATGCTTCAGCTAAGCCTGTCTAAATTTCTACTCCCTATGGACAAAATTTAGTTCTATCTCTCGCTGCAACAATGGATCTAAATACAGCGGAAGGAGCTAACAGCTATAGATTTCAGGAACTACTCACATAATGCAACTATGAAATATATATGCACAGTACTTTCCCAACGGGGACTATGCAAATTTTCATCATAGTGTTTTCATTCAGTTCCCGGGAAATGAAACTCCCAGATTTATATTCCCGATCTGTATATGCACTTTCATTTCCAGTAATTCAAATATCAGACCGATAGTGTGGTAACAATTTTTTTGTGAGTCCTCCATACACTTTGGAAAATTGGAGTTGTGCAATTTAAATTAGTACACTCTAAAAAAAATCTTCAGAACAGTGGGTCAACGTGTTTGCATAATTCATTGTCATATGTACCAATGTTTAGCATTAGTGAGTCGTGGTTTATTGGTTCATTTTTGTATCTACCATTGTTTAATATATATTTGGTAGCACACTATTTTAATTGTTTCTAAGCAATTTCGAGATCTTTATATTCAATTCAGTGATTTATTTTACTTTGATGTACAAATGTCTTTAAAATGTTTTAGAACAAatgtccgcagcaacgcgcgaggGAATCATCTAGTTTACTGATAAAGAGACCCTCCGATAAAACATAAAATCAGTGTCCAACGGACGGGGGCTGCTGtatgccgacctggtcggcgcggACCAGGCGCCGTACACCCCCCAGGcgggttgttgggccggcccaacattctcactctttatttttttgcttttttGCTTTTTTGCTTTTTCGTTTTTTGCTTTTtcgtttctttttgttttcttttttaattttttttaaatctgaacatttgttaaaattaaaaaatcaaattaaaagaaatcacttttaaaaatctgaacattttttagattgggacatttttaaatttgaacaaaaatgtatttttttcaatgacaatttccgaatttgaacaaattttatatttaaacaatttttgaatctgaacgattttcatatttagaacaaatttcaaatctaaacaaatttcatatttgaacggttttcaaatttgaatggttttcaaatttgaaacggttttcaaatttgaatgttTTTTAATTTAAACATTTTCTTAACTTGAACAaatttttaaaattaaaattttcgaatctgaaaaaatataaataaaaccgaaaacagaaaaaagaaaagaaaacagaaaaaaaaacagaaaagagaaaagaaaaataaaaacgaACTGCTAGAGGCTAAACAGCCACAAATGGGCCTagcccatacccgaccaggggtGTGCGATGGtcggtagccaccgacctggtcggtgtataggttttacCCAACGGATGGGCGAATTCTATGTGCCGACTACGTCGGCGCTTGCACCACTCCGCACACCCTCATGTGCGTGGCGTGGGCTGGTCCAGTTAGGCGTTAGCTTTTCCATGTTTGTTTTCTTTgtcttttttatttctttttcttgTAAGATCTGGAAAAAAATTACAAAAAGTAAAAATGTGCATATTTTTTAAAATATGTTTAAATTTGacaattgttcaaatttaaaatatgttcatATTTTAAAAATTGAATGCTAAAACTGTAAAGTTTTGAAAATGTTTAGATTAAAAATTTAAACTTTGTTAAGATTTGAAATTTGTTTAGATTAAAAagaattcaaattttggaaaatgtTCGCTCATTTTTTGGGAAACCGAAAACCAGACATAAACCCAAAAAATCAAACTTAACCAGAAAACACTAGCTGCAAAACCAGAAATAAACTAGCTAAATACTAACCAGATATATGGGGTTGGCCCAAAACCTATCAAAGGGGCGTGGGTCGCGTATAGGAGCTCCCGGCGGGCATAGGACTCGTCAGGGACTCAGGGTGGGAATTTTAAGCAAAGGTGAGCAACAAGCCATGCTAGTCGTGGGCCAGCCGTGGGCCAAGGTGTGACGTGCCT
Coding sequences within it:
- the LOC139837896 gene encoding uncharacterized protein, producing the protein MLDEGTSWFITCVYGSQTEADKLLFIDELRALQTVTHDAWLLLGDFNLITKASDKNNLNINRRLIGKFRAARDFLALKDIRMDGRRFSWSNAQADPVLTKIDHVFCTADWDALFPDAHLQAITSACSDHAPLFLQGAVSTNRKPSFKFEEFWLRML